TTTTTCATACATGTTGCTGGAACATTACAATATCTCAAGACTTGATATTTTAGAATTCATCTCACACAACACGGATTTAGAACAAGAAGCTGATGAAAAACAATCACCACTAGATAAATATTCAATTAACCTTATCAAAAAAGCCAAAGAGGGAAAAATAGACCCTGTAATTGGCAGAGATGATGAGATTCAAAGAGTAACACAGATCCTCTGCCGTCGTAAAAAGAACAATCCTATATTAGTTGGTGAACCAGGTGTTGGTAAAACAGCTATTGCTGAAGGATTAGCATTAAACATCGCTGCCGATAAAGTTCCAGAGCTCCTTCTTAATTCTGAACTTTATGCACTCGATCTTGGGGCTTTACTCGCAGGTACTAAATACAGAGGTGATTTTGAAAAACGTCTAAAAGCCGTTATGGATGAACTCAAGAAAAAACCAAAAGCTATTTTATTTATAGATGAGATTCACACACTAATTGGTGCAGGAAGTACAAGCGGTACCATGGATGCTGCAAATCAGCTAAAACCAGCACTGGCTTCTGGAGAGATCAAATGTATGGGTGCTACAACATTTGCAGAGTACAGAAACGGTTTTGAAAAGGACAAAGCGCTTAGCCGTAGATTTTCTAAAGTTGATGTAAATGAGCCTTCAACTGAAATTAGCTACCGTATCTTAAAAGGTTTAAAATCTAAATATGAACAACACCATAATGTTTCATATACGAATAAGGCACTTAAAACTGCCGTAGACCTCTCAAAAAGATATATTACAGATAGATTCTTACCTGATAAAGCGATTGACTTGATTGATGAAACAGCAGCATCATTTCATCTTAAAAAAGCACATAAAACTAAAGTAAGTGCAAAAGATATACAAAAAACCATTACTAAAATGGTAGGTATTGCAGATACACATATGAAAGAAGATGACCTATCGCTTCTACAAGATCTTGCAGATCAACTAAAATCAAGAGTTATCGGACAAGATAAAGCTATTGAAATTGTCTCTCAAGCAATTAAAATATCTAAAGCTGGTTTAACTCCAGAAAACAAACCTATTGCCTCATTCTTATTCTCAGGTCCTACAGGTGTAGGTAAAACAGAACTTGCACTTTCACTCAGTCAAATTCTTGGCATTCACTACGAAAAAATTGATATGAGTGAATATATGGAGAAACATGCGCTATCTCGCTTAGTTGGTGCACCTCCAGGCTATGTAGGATATGAACAAGGAGGATTACTCACTGAAGCTATTAAAAAGCATCCATATTGTGTGCTATTACTTGATGAAGTTGAAAAAGCACATCCTGATCTATTAAATATCCTTTTACAGATTATGGATACAGCTACGCTTACTGACAATAATGGATATAAAGCAAACTTTCAAAATGTTATTTTAATTATGACCTCAAATATTACGGCAAGTTCAAGAGCTGTAATGGGCTTTAATAAAGATGAATCTCTCTCAAAAGATGAAGAGCTAAAATCTTTCTTTGCCCCTGAATTTAGAAATAGACTTGATGCAATTGTAGAGTTCAAACAACTTACACAAGAGATTGTAGAAGGGATTGTTAATAAATTTATTGGTGATTT
This sequence is a window from Sulfurimonas sp. C5. Protein-coding genes within it:
- the clpA gene encoding ATP-dependent Clp protease ATP-binding subunit ClpA gives rise to the protein MISPTLNDIFQKSILYAKRSRHEYLTIEHVFYLLLSSPEGSYIIESCGGDVSNMKTSLANYIQDNIEELPENIDQEPYESVALSRLIDKMVRHIQSAGQMSADVGDLIAALYEEENSFSYMLLEHYNISRLDILEFISHNTDLEQEADEKQSPLDKYSINLIKKAKEGKIDPVIGRDDEIQRVTQILCRRKKNNPILVGEPGVGKTAIAEGLALNIAADKVPELLLNSELYALDLGALLAGTKYRGDFEKRLKAVMDELKKKPKAILFIDEIHTLIGAGSTSGTMDAANQLKPALASGEIKCMGATTFAEYRNGFEKDKALSRRFSKVDVNEPSTEISYRILKGLKSKYEQHHNVSYTNKALKTAVDLSKRYITDRFLPDKAIDLIDETAASFHLKKAHKTKVSAKDIQKTITKMVGIADTHMKEDDLSLLQDLADQLKSRVIGQDKAIEIVSQAIKISKAGLTPENKPIASFLFSGPTGVGKTELALSLSQILGIHYEKIDMSEYMEKHALSRLVGAPPGYVGYEQGGLLTEAIKKHPYCVLLLDEVEKAHPDLLNILLQIMDTATLTDNNGYKANFQNVILIMTSNITASSRAVMGFNKDESLSKDEELKSFFAPEFRNRLDAIVEFKQLTQEIVEGIVNKFIGDLNNDLKKKKITVLIDEKAKEYIAKTAYSKEMGARPLKRYIQDNITNKLSDEILFGKLQKGGSVSVTVNEDSLELNFTELEVNDSGAE